In Mesoaciditoga lauensis cd-1655R = DSM 25116, the DNA window GGCATTGCAAAAGAAAAGATAATAATCGACCCAGGAATTGGATTTGGAAAGAGATTGAAAGATAATCTCAACCTCATAGCCCATCTAGATTTGTTTACCGATTTGAACTTGCCCATACTCATAGGCATATCCAGAAAATCCATGATAAACATGATAATGCCCATGGATGTCTCCGAAAGACTTGAACCAACGATAGCCTTGAACAGTGCAGCCGTTATGAAGGGGGCAAATATAGTGAGAGTTCATGATGTACGCCCTCACGTTAAAGCTATGAAAATGATCGATGCGTTGAAGGAGGTTCAAAAATGATACATACTGCGTATATAGCGTTTGGCTCAAATATGGGTAACCGAAAGGAAATGATCCTTTCTGCCATGGAAAAAATGAAAGAGAATGGTATGAATTTCTTGAAAATCTCCACATTCTATGAAACTAAACCATATGGTGTAACCGATCAAAACGATTTTATGAATTGTGTGGCAGAGATAGAAACAGAACTCACTCCCATGTCGTTACTGGATGACTTACTTAACATAGAAAAATCTCTTGGCAGGGTAAGAGAAAAAAGATGGGGACCAAGGACGATCGATTTAGACATCATCTTTTACGATAAAAAGATCGTGAATTTCGCTAACTTGATAATACCTCATCCGGATTTACAAAATAGACTTTTCGTGCTGGAACCCCTTTTTGAGATAGCTCCAAAATACGTTCATCCCCTTACGCATAAAAGTGTCGAGGAGATGTTGAAAGAATTGAGGGGGGTGTCGGTTTGAAAAGTATACGCTTTTCCCTTGTGCAGAAAAACTTCGTTGTTGGAGGAATAGAAGAAAACAAGAAGAAGATCCTTTCATCTATAGATGAAGTTCAAAATCTCAAGCCGGATTTCATAGTTTTTCCAGAACTTTCATTGGTGGGATATCCCCCTGAAGATCTTCTGCTCAAACACACTTTTATAGAAGATAACATCAAAGCTTTGAAAGAAATTGCAGAATACACTCGAAAATATGAATCCGTAATCGTGTTGGGATTTGTAGATAGAAAAGATGATATATACAACTCGGCGGCGGTGATACAAAAAGGGAAGATCATGGGAGTTTACCACAAGATGCTACTGCCAAATTACGGTGTTTTTGATGAAAAAAGATACTTTTCAGCAGGTCAAAAGCCGCTTAATCTTGAATACGACGGTGTGAAGATAGGACTAAGCATATGCGAAGATATATGGATTCCGGATGGTCCCGTTATGGATGAAATATCGGATGGGGCAATGATAATTTTGAACATTTCATCTTCACCTTATCATATTCAAAAAGGCTTGAATCGTGAAGAGATGTTGAAAGTAAGGGCATCTGATTCCAGAGCTGCCGTGATATACGTTAACACAGTTGGAGGGCAAGACGAACTCGTCTTTGACGGACATAGTTTGGTAATAGATGAAATGGGAAAGATAAAAAGCAAGGGGCCAGATTTTGAAGAAGCCATCTTAACGGCGGACATAGTCATCCCCAACATAGTAAGCGCTAACCTTCACGATCCAAGAAGAAGGGAAATGATAAGAAATCCAAGCGGTAACTCCGCTTTGATAACCCTCGATGCCATCAAAAATCCGGAACGTCAGGAAATTGAATTAAAGAATGAAACGCACCCACCCCTTCAATTGGAAGAAGAGATATTCAAAGCTTTAACGTTGGGGGTAAAAGATTACGTTAGAAAAAATGGCTTCAAGAAAGTCTTGATCGGTTTGAGTGGAGGAATGGATTCATCGCTGGTAGCCGCAGTGGCAACGGAAGCACTTGGAAGTGAAAATGTGGTGGGAGTTTTAATGCCATCCATGTACTCTTCAAAATCAAGCATCACCGATGCCGAAGAACTTGCCAAAAATTTGGGTATCAAAACTTACACGATACCGATTAAAGATGTGTTCGATGCATACCTGAAAGTCTTAGATCCTGCCTTCGTTGGAACCAATCCAGACATTACGGAAGAAAATCTCCAGGCAAGGATACGAGGGAATTATCTCATGGCGCTTTCCAACAAGTTCGGATGGCTTGTTCTAACCACCGGAAACAAGTCGGAAATGAGCGTGGGTTACGCAACTTTATACGGTGATATGGCAGGAGGCTTTGCGGTTATAAAAGATTTATACAAGACAATGGTTTACAAGGTGGCAAGTTGGTACAACTCACACAAGGGAAAAGATGTCATCCCGACAAACGTATTCATCAAGCCACCTTCCGCCGAATTAAGGCCAGATCAAGTAGACCAAGATTCTCTTCCGCCGTACGAAACTTTAGATGCCATACTTGATCTCTACATTGAAAGGGATCTTTCATTAAAAGAAATAATAGAAATGGGATTCGATGAAGAAACTGTTAGAAAAACGATCAAGATGGTAGATAGAAATGAATATAAACGTCGCCAAGCACCTCCTGGGGTAAAATTAACAACGAGAGCCTTTGGTAGGGATAGAAGGCTTCCAATAACCAATCATTACAGATGAATGTAAATCGTTAGATGGAATTATGGGATTAATTTACTTGCATTGAATGTAGCTCACATGTTCTCATAGAGAGCTTTTTATATTATTCCTACTCCTGATTTTTCATCATTATTTAAGAGCGGCTGATGATCGTAGAGGAGGGACAAAAATGGTATTTTTCTGGCCCTTTTGGTGGTACGGTGAATATGCGCTATGGTCCATCGTTTGGGATCTAGCTGGAATAATTTTGTTCGCTGTATTCCTATATCTTTTCTTTCGCAACAAAAGTCTATGGCATCCTTATAAAAACAAAGAAAGCACCGCTTGTGAGATATTGAAAAGGCGATATGCCGCTGGAGAAATAACCAAAGCGGAATACGAAGAGATAAAGAAAGATTTAGGGTGTAAGTAGTTTTTCACGAATCATAAGATAAAAAGAGATTCTCTGCGAATTTGTGTGGATAACATATTTCGAATAATAGCATCCTTTGACATTTTACTACCGCTTTCCAAGTGGCCGAGGTGATTTTTTTCGAAGTCCTGTCAGAACGGATTCGTTCTTTCTTCCATCTCACAATTCAAAATATGAGGCACGCTCAGACACTCGTCCGTGAGTGCTTCGCTTTTTCGACACGTCCTGCGCCTCTCAACCTCATATTTGTGAATTTTCAGATGAAGAGCTCATATGTTCTGACAAGTACTTCGAGTATGCTTGTATTTTTACTTGGATAACAAGGTATTTTGGGATGACTTTGTTCAGAACTACAACAACAGCTAGAATAGAGAATCGGCATGTTTTACCCACACTAAACTGATGAGAACCTAAAAAAAGAAGCAGCACAAAAAAAGAGAGGGGAAATATCCCTCTCTCTTCATCTCTAAACCCGGGCGATAACCTACTCTCACAAGGGGCTACCCCCTCACTACCATCGGCCCGCGGTGGCTTAACGGCCGTATTCGGAATGGGAACGGGTGTTTCCCACCACGGTATCCTCACCCGGGAAATCGTTCACTCAAAACTGAACAGAATAGGTTAAGGCCTCGGGCTATTAGTACCGGTCAGCTCAACACGTCACCGCGCTTACACTTCCGGCCTATCAAGGTCCTAGTCTCGAACCGCCCTTACTCCATTGACTGGATGGGAGACCTCTTCTTGGGGTGAGTTTCGCGCTTAGATGCTTTCAGCGCTTATCTCTTACGCACGTGGCTACCCAGCTTATACCCTTGGTAGGATAACTGGTAAACCATTGGTACGCTCATCCCGGTCCTCTCGTACTAAGGACGACTCCCCTCAAGTCTCCTACGCCCACGGTAGATAGGGACCGAACTGTCTCACGACGTTCTGAACCCAACTCACGTACCGCTTTAATGGGCGAACAGCCCAACCCTTGGGACCTGCTTCAGCCCCAGGATGCGATGAGTCGACATCGAGGTGCCAAACACCGTCGTCGATGTGAACTCTCGGACGGTATCAGCCTGTTATCCCCGGAGTAACTTTTGTCCGTTTAGCCATGGCCCTTCCATACGGTGCCACAGGATCACTAGGACCCGCTTTCGCGTCTGCTCGAGCCGTCGCTCTCACAGTCAAGCCACCTTTTGCCCTTGCACTCTTCGGCTGATTACCAACCAGCCTGAGGTGACCTTTGCACGCCTCCGTTACCTTTTTGGAGGCGACCGCCCCAGTCAAACTGCCCGCCTGACACTGTCCTTTGCCTGCTTTACAGGCTCAAGTTAGCACTCCAACACATCAAGGGTGGTATCCCACCGGCGGCTCCCCATACCCTGGCGAGCATGGTTCTTAGCCTCCCACCTATCCTGTACATGATGCGCTAAAGCACAATATCAGGTTGCAGTAAAGCTTCACGGGGTCTTTCCGTCTAGCCGTGGGTACTGGGCATCTTCACCCAGATTGCAATTTCACCGGGTCCTCCGTTAAGACAGTGTCCAGATCGTTACGCCTTTCATGCAGGTCGGAACTTGCCCGACAAGGAATTTCGCTACCTTAGGACCGTTATAGTTACGGCCGCCGTTTACCGGGGCTTCGGTTCGCAGCTCTCACCGCTCCCCTTAACCTTCCGGCACTGGGCAGGCGTCAGACCCTATACTTCCTCTTTTCGAGTTTGCAGAGTCCTGTGTTTTTGGTAAACAGTCGCCTGGACCTCTTCACTGCGGCTTGGCTCTGCAGTTGCCCACAGTGCCAAGCACCCCTTCTCCCGAAGTTACGGGGCTATTTTGCCTAGTTCCTTAACGGAAGTTATCCCGTCCCCCTTAGCATACTATGCCAGCCCACCTGTGTCGGTTTCCAGAACGGTTCGGAAGCTTTCATCACTTAGAGGCTTTTCTCGGCAGTGTGAACACGGCTGTGTCGCTCTGCATCTCTGCAGAGCTTCCCGTCACGGCTCAGTTTCGGAGATGTGGATTTGCCTGCATCCCCTGCCTCACCGCTTGGATGGCCATACCACTTGACCACACAGCTTATCCTCCTGCGTCACCCCTTCGCTCCAGCTTCCAAGGGCCGGAATATTAACCGGCTTCCCATCGGGTACGGCTTTCGCCTTTCCCTTAGGGTACCGCCTAACCCTGGGCGGACAAGCCTTCCCCAGGTACCCTTGGGCTTAAGGGGGGAAGGTTTCTCACCTTCCTCTCGCTACTCATGCCTGCATCCGCACTTGGGCTTCGTCCAGCAGCCTTCGCAGGTCTGCCTTCTCCCTACTGCCCAACGCTCCCCTACCAACATGTTAAAACATGTTCCGCAGTTTCGGTGAATGGCTTTAGCCCCCTTACATCTTCGGCGCAACGTGCCTCAACCAGTGAGCTGTTACGCACTCTTTTAAGGATGGCTGCTTCTGAGCCAACCTCCTGGCTGTCTTCGGCACATCACTTCCTTTAACACTTAGCCACTCTTAGGGACCTTAACTGGCGGTCTGGGCTATTTCCCTCTCGACCACGGAGCTTATCCCTCGTAGTCTGTCTCCTGCACTTTGAGTTATGGCATTCGGAGTTTGATTGGGTTCGGAAGGCTCACGCCCCCTACCCCATTCAGTGCTCTACCTCCATAACTAACCATGCAAGGCCGTACCTCAATACGTTTCGGGGAGAACCAGCTATCACCGGATTCGGTTAGCTTTTCACTCCTACCCACAGCTCATCCAATGCTTTTTCACTAGCAATAGGTTCGGGCCTCCAGTGGGGTTTAGCCCACCTTCACCCTGGCCATGGGTAGCTCATCCGGCTTCGGGTCTATGTCATGTGACTGCCGCCCTCTTCAGACTCGGTTTCCCTTCGGCTTCGTCTCACTCGACTTAACCTCGCCACATAACATAACTCGCAGGCGCATTAATCAAAAGGCACGCCGTCGCGCTTTAGCACGCTTCGACCTCTTGTAGACATGCGGTTTCAGGTTCTCTTTCATCCCCCTCCCGGGGTGCTTTTCACCTTTCCCTCACGGTACTTCTTCACTATCGGTCAACGGGTAGTATTTAGCCTTGGAGGATGGTCCCCCCAGATTCAGACGGGATTTCTCGGGTCCCGCCCTACTCGGGTACGCTTGAAAGAGAGCGCCTTGCTTTTCGCTTACGGGACTTTCACCCTCTTCGGTAGGCCTTCCCAGACCTTTCAGCTAAACAAAACACTTCTCTCGCTG includes these proteins:
- the folK gene encoding 2-amino-4-hydroxy-6-hydroxymethyldihydropteridine diphosphokinase, giving the protein MHTAYIAFGSNMGNRKEMILSAMEKMKENGMNFLKISTFYETKPYGVTDQNDFMNCVAEIETELTPMSLLDDLLNIEKSLGRVREKRWGPRTIDLDIIFYDKKIVNFANLIIPHPDLQNRLFVLEPLFEIAPKYVHPLTHKSVEEMLKELRGVSV
- a CDS encoding NAD+ synthase; amino-acid sequence: MKSIRFSLVQKNFVVGGIEENKKKILSSIDEVQNLKPDFIVFPELSLVGYPPEDLLLKHTFIEDNIKALKEIAEYTRKYESVIVLGFVDRKDDIYNSAAVIQKGKIMGVYHKMLLPNYGVFDEKRYFSAGQKPLNLEYDGVKIGLSICEDIWIPDGPVMDEISDGAMIILNISSSPYHIQKGLNREEMLKVRASDSRAAVIYVNTVGGQDELVFDGHSLVIDEMGKIKSKGPDFEEAILTADIVIPNIVSANLHDPRRREMIRNPSGNSALITLDAIKNPERQEIELKNETHPPLQLEEEIFKALTLGVKDYVRKNGFKKVLIGLSGGMDSSLVAAVATEALGSENVVGVLMPSMYSSKSSITDAEELAKNLGIKTYTIPIKDVFDAYLKVLDPAFVGTNPDITEENLQARIRGNYLMALSNKFGWLVLTTGNKSEMSVGYATLYGDMAGGFAVIKDLYKTMVYKVASWYNSHKGKDVIPTNVFIKPPSAELRPDQVDQDSLPPYETLDAILDLYIERDLSLKEIIEMGFDEETVRKTIKMVDRNEYKRRQAPPGVKLTTRAFGRDRRLPITNHYR
- a CDS encoding SHOCT domain-containing protein, with the protein product MVFFWPFWWYGEYALWSIVWDLAGIILFAVFLYLFFRNKSLWHPYKNKESTACEILKRRYAAGEITKAEYEEIKKDLGCK